DNA sequence from the Methanobrevibacter sp. genome:
CGGTAAATGCTTCTTCAATAACATCTGAATAATCGGTTTTAATATATTCATGATGTACATCCAATGCATCACATACTTTTTTAATATTTCTTTTAAACTGTTTTGGAAGTACTATTGTTCCTGGGTCTACTGTAACAGCAACGGGATTAAAACCTAAGCTTTTTGCTAAAATCAATGAAAAACTGCTGTCAACACCACCTGATAGTGCAACAACTGCTTCATGTTTATTGGATTCTTCAAACTTTTTTTCATTAATATAATTTTCAAAATTGAAACTATATAAATTGGATAATTTGTCATTAATAGCTTTTTCCAAGTTTTTTAAACCAATCAATTCGGAATGTAGGTTGTGCACTGTCTTTTTGGATAACTTTAACTTGTATTCTTTGTTTAAAAAATCACCATATGATTCTACATGAATACTTTCAAGACCTAATTTTTCTCTGAGTTTTCCAACAACCCATCCACCTTTTCCGATAATTGAGGATTTGTCTGGTCTGTCCTCAGTAATAATCCATAATTCTTTGGTATTTTCATTAAAATAAAGTTCTTCAATAAAAATATTGACCTGTTCATGGCCAATTTCTTCTCTTATTGCATTGACTTCATTAAGGATAAATTCTTTAGTATACATCATATCACACTGTTAAGTATTAATTAAAGTTATGTTGTTTAAATGTTTATTAATTTTTTCATGAGTATATATTGTCTTTTTTGTTTACTAAAGTTTAAATATTGTTTTTTTTAATAAAAAATCTAGGAAAAATAATTTTAAATTCGTTTGATGTTTTCGATTATTTTTTCGTGTTTTTTTATATTGTGATATATTTTTATTGAAAAAAATAGGGGGAATTAAAAATTGAAATTAAATAAGATAGTAATATTGTCATTGTTCATTATGCTTGTTTGTTTTATTGGTGCAGCAAGTGCAACTGAAGATGTTAATGATAATATGACAGTTGATTCTCAATCTATTGATGATGTTGACGCTTCTGTTGATGAAGTTGTTTCAGTTGAGTCTAATGATAATCAAGAGAGTGATGGTAGTTTAAATGAACAATCATCATCAAGTTGCAGTGGGACACCTGTCAATGCTACAAATTGGTCAACATTAAGAACATATGCTCAATCAAGTACAAACTATACAATTACTCTCACAGGGAATTCTTATAATATAGGAAATTATATAAATTTTGGTAATAATGCTTGTATAATTGGAACAAGCAAAACTAGTGATGAAATATTGTCTGATGAACCAGTCATTTATTATGTTAATTCTTCATTAGACAGCGGAAATAATGATGGTTCAAGTTGGGATAATGCTTTTTATCCTTTTGATATTTTTGATCCTCTGGAGATGGCAATTGATGAAGCATATGGTAATGAAAATATTATTATTTATG
Encoded proteins:
- a CDS encoding 7-cyano-7-deazaguanine synthase, with product MYTKEFILNEVNAIREEIGHEQVNIFIEELYFNENTKELWIITEDRPDKSSIIGKGGWVVGKLREKLGLESIHVESYGDFLNKEYKLKLSKKTVHNLHSELIGLKNLEKAINDKLSNLYSFNFENYINEKKFEESNKHEAVVALSGGVDSSFSLILAKSLGFNPVAVTVDPGTIVLPKQFKRNIKKVCDALDVHHEYIKTDYSDVIEEAFTGKIHPCGRCSKNTGEHLKEYAKSKEIPIIIFGDMLATGSQCINLQEESLYRLNLPASLSVAKQEIKSLIKTYDLSTFKGFGCPLLYESHRKFPHIKKFSIQRILRETRSGALEPGEALDLIWSFYKIE